One region of Vibrio sp. FE10 genomic DNA includes:
- a CDS encoding glycoside hydrolase family 13 protein: MEQKWWHDAVVYQIYPRSFLDSNNDGIGDLNGIISKLDYLKELGINVIWLSPVYQSPMDDNGYDISDYQAIAKEFGSMEDMKRLMDEAKKRDIKIVMDLVVNHTSDEHRWFEQARSSKDNPYRDYYIWRDAKPDGSAPDDQESIFGGSAWHWDEQTQQYFFHLFSTRQPDLNWENPKVQEEVHNMMNWWIDLGIGGFRLDVIDLIGKEIDKGITGNGPRLHNLLQQMNKATFGNKDLLTVGETWGATPEIAKLYSGQDRNELSMVFQFEHITLTWENGDKWNPIPLDLREFKNVLTKWQLELADGGWNSLFWNNHDLPRLVSKYGDDKNYRVESAKMLATCLHFLKGTPYIYQGEEIGMTNVAFDNLEQYKDIETHNFYKVKTESGITHEHMMDAIHENSRDNARTPMHWSNQANAGFSGGTPWIELNPNYPQINVEDALANPNSIFYHYKKLIELRKAHPAIVYGSFIPVFEEHDKVFAYVRELDGEQLLVVCNFSGESLTLETPEQYRTQTPVCLINNYGEILSVDAQLHLAPYESFALKL; the protein is encoded by the coding sequence ATGGAACAGAAATGGTGGCATGACGCAGTGGTCTACCAAATTTACCCGCGCAGCTTTTTAGACTCAAATAATGACGGTATTGGCGACCTCAATGGAATTATCAGCAAACTTGATTACCTCAAAGAACTTGGTATTAATGTAATTTGGTTATCTCCTGTTTATCAATCCCCAATGGATGATAATGGGTATGACATCTCCGACTACCAAGCGATTGCTAAAGAGTTTGGTAGCATGGAAGACATGAAACGCCTTATGGACGAAGCCAAGAAACGTGACATTAAAATTGTAATGGATTTAGTGGTAAACCATACGTCAGACGAGCACCGTTGGTTCGAACAAGCACGCTCATCAAAAGATAATCCATATCGAGATTATTACATTTGGCGCGATGCAAAACCGGATGGTAGTGCACCAGATGACCAAGAATCGATTTTCGGCGGTAGCGCTTGGCACTGGGATGAGCAAACACAGCAATACTTCTTCCATCTGTTTTCAACACGTCAGCCAGATTTGAACTGGGAAAACCCGAAGGTTCAAGAAGAAGTTCATAATATGATGAACTGGTGGATTGACCTTGGTATCGGCGGCTTCCGATTAGATGTCATTGATCTAATAGGTAAAGAAATCGATAAAGGCATTACTGGGAACGGACCAAGATTACACAACCTGTTGCAACAAATGAATAAGGCTACCTTTGGTAACAAAGACTTACTCACGGTAGGCGAAACTTGGGGAGCAACACCAGAAATCGCGAAGCTATACAGCGGACAAGATAGAAATGAGCTTTCGATGGTATTCCAGTTTGAACACATCACCCTTACATGGGAAAACGGTGACAAATGGAACCCAATTCCTCTCGATCTTAGAGAATTCAAAAATGTTCTTACCAAGTGGCAACTAGAGCTCGCAGATGGCGGTTGGAATTCCCTATTTTGGAATAACCACGATTTACCACGCTTAGTATCAAAATACGGCGACGACAAAAACTACCGAGTTGAGTCTGCCAAAATGCTTGCGACTTGCTTGCACTTCTTAAAGGGCACGCCCTATATCTACCAAGGTGAAGAAATTGGTATGACGAACGTCGCTTTCGACAACTTAGAACAGTACAAAGATATTGAAACTCATAACTTCTATAAAGTGAAAACGGAATCTGGCATAACTCATGAACACATGATGGACGCCATTCATGAGAACAGCCGTGACAACGCCAGAACACCAATGCACTGGAGTAATCAGGCGAACGCAGGCTTCTCTGGTGGAACACCGTGGATTGAACTCAATCCAAACTACCCACAAATCAATGTTGAAGATGCATTAGCGAATCCAAATTCAATCTTTTATCACTATAAGAAATTGATCGAATTGCGAAAAGCTCACCCAGCAATTGTTTACGGTTCATTCATTCCGGTTTTTGAAGAACACGATAAAGTTTTTGCTTATGTCCGTGAACTGGATGGTGAACAGCTACTGGTTGTATGTAACTTCTCAGGGGAGTCACTCACTCTTGAAACGCCTGAACAATATCGCACTCAAACACCAGTTTGCTTAATCAATAACTATGGTGAAATTCTAAGTGTCGACGCGCAATTACACCTGGCTCCGTATGAATCATTTGCTTTAAAACTATAG
- a CDS encoding alpha-amylase family protein has product MYNKKHSIYQVFTRLFGNQNTQNIPWGTIEQNGIGKFSDFTDKALTEIKELGITHIWYTGVPHHALINDYKNIGVSDDHPCVVKGRAGSPYAVKDYYSVNPDLADDPAKRLEEFEALIKRSHDNGLKVIIDIVPNHIARNYEGLNNPEGISDFGDQDKIDVEYHRNNNFYYIPNSSFELPEIDPAFVPLGGEQHPALSSPFLEAPAKWTGNGSRLSKPNFDDWYETVKINYGLRPDGSKDFPELPNDYAKRDHLDHYHFWQQVDVPNSWIKFRDIALYWLEKGVDGFRYDMAEMVPVEFWSYLNSSIKMKNQEAFLIAEVYQPDLYRDYIHLGKMDYLYDKVDLYDGLKAIMQGKASTAIIPEIQHQMMDIEHHMMHFLDNHDEQRVASPEFVGNPQIAKPAMLVSTLLSSSPTMIYFGQEVGEPGAENAGFGQPSRTSIFDYIGVPQHQKWMNGGKFDGGQLNEQEKQLRTFYQRLMKFALEHSSMTGKYLDLHQSGQLSDSIYAFLRFNKEELVIAATNFSQSTTENIHLKVIAEVIQELGIVDGNYAVNEHIEGIQQLTLSVENGVGCLNAELKPLAALAWVLTV; this is encoded by the coding sequence ATGTACAACAAGAAACATTCAATCTATCAAGTCTTTACACGTTTATTTGGCAATCAAAATACACAGAACATACCTTGGGGCACCATTGAACAAAATGGTATCGGTAAATTTAGTGACTTTACGGATAAAGCCCTAACTGAAATTAAAGAGCTTGGTATTACTCATATTTGGTACACCGGTGTACCACACCATGCTTTGATCAACGATTACAAAAACATTGGTGTATCTGATGATCATCCTTGTGTCGTAAAAGGCCGAGCGGGCTCACCTTATGCGGTCAAAGATTACTACTCAGTAAACCCCGATCTTGCTGATGACCCAGCAAAGCGATTGGAAGAATTTGAAGCTTTGATCAAAAGAAGCCATGACAATGGTCTGAAGGTGATCATAGATATCGTCCCTAACCACATTGCTCGTAATTACGAAGGTTTGAATAACCCTGAAGGCATCAGCGATTTTGGCGATCAAGATAAAATAGACGTTGAGTATCATCGTAACAACAACTTCTATTACATCCCTAACAGCTCATTCGAACTGCCAGAAATCGACCCTGCATTCGTTCCACTTGGTGGTGAGCAACATCCAGCTTTAAGCTCCCCTTTCCTTGAAGCCCCAGCCAAATGGACAGGGAATGGATCTCGCTTAAGTAAACCGAACTTTGATGATTGGTATGAAACTGTAAAAATTAACTATGGCTTGCGACCAGACGGCTCAAAAGATTTCCCTGAACTACCAAATGACTATGCCAAGCGTGATCACCTAGATCACTATCACTTCTGGCAGCAAGTTGATGTGCCGAATTCATGGATTAAATTTCGAGACATCGCTTTATATTGGTTAGAAAAAGGGGTGGATGGGTTCCGTTATGACATGGCTGAAATGGTACCTGTCGAGTTCTGGAGCTACCTCAACTCTTCAATAAAGATGAAAAACCAAGAAGCTTTTTTAATAGCTGAGGTATATCAACCGGATTTGTACCGAGATTATATTCACTTAGGTAAAATGGATTACCTATATGACAAAGTTGATCTTTACGATGGTCTGAAAGCAATTATGCAAGGCAAGGCTTCAACAGCAATCATCCCCGAGATCCAGCATCAAATGATGGACATTGAACATCACATGATGCACTTCTTAGACAACCATGATGAACAGCGTGTCGCTTCTCCAGAGTTTGTTGGCAACCCACAAATCGCAAAACCAGCAATGTTGGTCAGTACACTATTGAGCAGCTCACCAACGATGATTTACTTCGGACAAGAAGTCGGAGAACCTGGCGCAGAGAACGCTGGCTTTGGTCAACCCTCCCGCACGTCCATATTTGATTATATCGGCGTACCTCAACATCAGAAGTGGATGAACGGTGGAAAATTCGATGGTGGGCAACTCAATGAACAAGAAAAGCAACTTAGAACCTTCTATCAACGGTTGATGAAATTTGCCCTCGAGCATTCATCGATGACCGGGAAGTACTTAGATTTACATCAATCCGGTCAGCTAAGTGATTCGATTTACGCTTTCTTGCGCTTTAATAAAGAAGAACTGGTTATTGCAGCTACCAACTTCAGTCAAAGCACTACGGAAAATATTCACCTAAAGGTTATCGCAGAGGTTATTCAAGAGTTAGGAATCGTAGATGGAAACTATGCAGTCAACGAGCATATTGAAGGCATCCAACAGCTGACACTATCTGTTGAAAACGGCGTTGGTTGCTTAAATGCTGAACTAAAACCTCTAGCAGCCCTGGCATGGGTATTGACCGTATAA
- a CDS encoding LysR family transcriptional regulator, whose translation MNKLYRYFLMVAHTGSIKGAAEKLNISQPSLTAAIKKLESDIGVAIFVRKSKGVELTEYGRLFREFAQEQQEKHLSLMHRFTDMQQRQLGKLKLGTGEAWWEQFVCGAVAEYKKKESTGSLHLEFGNNLSLMHHLVQGDIDLFVGHEIYGLHERCKVTFYPLFQDKEAVFVRSGHPLLAKKNLDSNLLRRDMLDFPILQVTPDHSRHNSVLSDHVNSQPGGRDSETVGRDVYDVDSLFASLDLLRMSDAVMPYSHKMCGWMTERGFETLLIDDSKRGNVGLYAKQGADDLKIKCFIDILQNVNFN comes from the coding sequence ATGAATAAGCTATACCGATATTTTCTGATGGTCGCACATACAGGTAGCATTAAAGGCGCCGCGGAAAAGTTGAATATTAGCCAACCTTCCTTAACCGCGGCTATCAAAAAGCTAGAGAGTGATATTGGTGTCGCTATTTTTGTTCGGAAATCAAAAGGCGTTGAGCTCACCGAGTATGGGCGTTTGTTTCGTGAATTTGCGCAAGAGCAACAAGAAAAGCATCTGTCGTTAATGCACCGATTTACTGATATGCAGCAGCGTCAATTAGGCAAGCTGAAGTTAGGCACTGGAGAAGCTTGGTGGGAGCAATTTGTTTGCGGGGCTGTTGCTGAATATAAGAAAAAAGAATCAACAGGTTCTCTACATTTGGAATTCGGAAATAATTTGTCCTTGATGCACCACTTGGTTCAAGGCGATATCGATTTGTTTGTTGGCCATGAAATTTATGGGCTGCATGAACGATGTAAGGTGACTTTTTATCCATTATTTCAAGACAAAGAAGCAGTGTTCGTTCGAAGTGGACATCCATTACTAGCGAAGAAAAACTTAGACTCTAATTTGTTAAGACGTGACATGTTGGATTTTCCAATCCTCCAAGTCACTCCTGATCACTCTAGGCATAATTCTGTACTCTCAGATCACGTAAATTCACAGCCTGGTGGGCGTGATTCTGAAACTGTAGGGCGAGATGTCTATGACGTTGACTCTCTTTTTGCGAGCTTAGATCTGTTAAGAATGTCAGATGCAGTGATGCCATACAGTCATAAAATGTGTGGCTGGATGACAGAAAGAGGTTTTGAAACCTTATTGATTGATGATTCTAAGCGAGGGAATGTTGGGCTTTATGCTAAACAGGGGGCGGATGATCTGAAGATTAAGTGCTTCATCGATATCTTACAGAACGTTAATTTTAATTAG